A region from the Actinoplanes sp. OR16 genome encodes:
- a CDS encoding ABC transporter ATP-binding protein, producing MPAPVSPDSLTPLAGREFLRTALRHSPRLRQGLAFTALLALLAGAGRIIAPLTVQHAIDSGLDPDTVGPAVAVGAVAVIVAGVSSLLLNRRLQDRVESALAGLRRAGLRRVHDMAASTADRVPSADLVARLTSDVDQVTTFLQGGGIQLVTNSAQLVIAGGILAVVSWQLALPVLLLSGVLLSTMMLMQRVIARRYGQARRNLSRLQSVVAESVAGAPVIRSTGTQRRTRDKLDHAVDQARDGLLRTLIPLHGNTALGEITIGIMTVTVLLGGVWFALSGPGPAPRLSSGEVVAMIFLVTFFVRPLQFLVQSLGEAQNALTGWRRALELVATPSAAVRDGSALPCGPLGVRVTKVSARYASGPAVLHDVSVTIEPGSHVAIVGRTGSGKSTFAKLLTRRLEPYKGEILIGGIPLERISSLAGRVVIVPQDPFLFDGTLASNIRLGASASSPAVSKIAAADVDVLRILEDLGLRDWLAGLPDGLDTQVGLRGERLSAGERQLVALARTALADPDLVIFDEATSGVDPATDVAVQRALAVLTAGRTTIAIAHRMITAETADRVLVFDNGRIVQSGPHDVLSTQPGVYTALIAAWRHHS from the coding sequence ATGCCCGCACCAGTGTCTCCTGACAGCCTGACCCCTCTCGCCGGCCGTGAGTTCCTCCGGACCGCGCTGCGCCACTCGCCGCGGCTGCGGCAGGGACTGGCGTTCACCGCCCTGCTCGCGCTGCTGGCCGGCGCCGGGAGGATCATCGCGCCGCTGACCGTCCAGCACGCGATCGATTCCGGACTCGACCCGGACACGGTCGGGCCGGCCGTCGCCGTCGGCGCGGTCGCGGTGATCGTCGCCGGGGTGTCGTCGTTGCTGCTCAACCGGCGTCTGCAGGACCGGGTGGAGAGCGCGCTGGCCGGACTGCGGCGGGCCGGGCTGCGGCGCGTGCACGACATGGCCGCGAGCACCGCCGACCGTGTCCCCAGCGCCGACCTGGTCGCCCGGCTCACCAGCGACGTCGACCAGGTGACCACGTTCCTGCAGGGCGGCGGCATCCAGCTGGTCACGAACTCCGCCCAGCTGGTCATCGCCGGCGGCATCCTCGCCGTCGTCAGCTGGCAGCTAGCCCTGCCCGTCCTGCTGCTGTCCGGGGTGCTGCTCAGCACCATGATGCTGATGCAGCGGGTGATCGCGCGCCGTTACGGACAGGCACGCCGCAACCTCTCCCGGCTGCAGAGCGTGGTCGCCGAATCGGTGGCCGGCGCGCCGGTGATCCGCTCGACCGGCACCCAGCGTCGTACCCGCGACAAGCTCGACCACGCCGTCGACCAGGCCCGCGACGGCCTGCTGCGCACCCTGATCCCGCTGCACGGCAACACCGCGCTCGGCGAGATCACCATCGGGATCATGACGGTGACCGTGCTGCTCGGCGGCGTCTGGTTCGCCCTCTCCGGGCCGGGACCCGCACCGCGGCTGAGCTCCGGCGAGGTCGTCGCGATGATCTTCCTGGTCACGTTCTTCGTGCGGCCGCTGCAGTTCCTCGTGCAGAGCCTCGGCGAGGCACAGAACGCGCTCACCGGCTGGCGCCGGGCCCTCGAGCTGGTCGCCACCCCCAGCGCGGCGGTGCGTGACGGCTCGGCGTTGCCGTGCGGTCCTCTGGGGGTACGGGTGACGAAGGTGTCCGCGCGCTACGCCTCGGGGCCGGCCGTCCTGCACGACGTGTCGGTGACCATCGAACCGGGTTCGCATGTGGCGATCGTGGGCCGGACGGGTTCCGGCAAGTCGACCTTCGCCAAACTGCTGACCCGCCGGCTGGAACCGTACAAGGGAGAGATCCTGATAGGCGGCATCCCCCTGGAGCGGATCTCCTCGCTGGCCGGGCGCGTCGTGATCGTGCCGCAGGATCCGTTCCTGTTCGACGGGACGCTGGCCTCCAACATCCGGCTGGGCGCCTCCGCGTCCTCGCCCGCCGTTTCCAAGATCGCTGCGGCCGATGTCGACGTTTTGCGGATCTTGGAGGATCTGGGGCTGCGGGACTGGCTCGCCGGACTGCCGGACGGCCTCGACACGCAGGTCGGCCTCCGCGGCGAACGGCTCTCCGCCGGCGAACGCCAACTCGTCGCCCTGGCCCGCACCGCCCTCGCCGATCCCGACCTGGTGATCTTCGACGAGGCGACGTCCGGCGTGGACCCGGCCACCGACGTCGCCGTGCAGCGGGCCCTCGCCGTGCTCACCGCCGGCCGTACCACCATCGCCATCGCCCACCGCATGATCACCGCCGAGACCGCGGACCGGGTGCTGGTCTTCGACAACGGCCGAATCGTCCAATCCGGCCCGCACGACGTCCTGTCCACTCAGCCGGGCGTGTACACCGCCCTCATCGCCGCCTGGAGGCACCACTCCTGA
- a CDS encoding ABC transporter ATP-binding protein, whose amino-acid sequence MSLVQIQGLDVGYVRHRRVQPAVQGLDLTVGEAEVVAIVGESGSGKTTTANAIIGLLPANGRITAGSAIVDGVETAGARERTLRRLRGSVVGLIPQDPMVGLNPTKRIGAQVAEAVSLRGGTESAIDFLSQAGVPDPSLRAHQYPHELSGGLRQRALIAIALAGRPKLIIADEPTSALDVTVQKRILDHLSSLVREQGISLLIITHDLAVAADRADRVVVMQGGRKVEEGTPSEILEDPRDPYTRRLIGAAPRLAHAGRVVPRFDVRDQPVPDPVLVLTDVSKTFPVGDLRRGRRGFNALDGVSVTVPRGRTHALVGESGCGKTTTLRIALGLENATSGSVVLNGTEISGLSWNRMRPLRRTAQLVHQDPFATLDPKFTVGQSITEPLVSFKVGDRRSRRARAVELLDQVALPSSYLDRLPSELSGGQRQRVAIARALALSPSLLMLDEPVSALDVLVQEQILRLLADLQRDLGLSYLFVSHDLAVVAEVAHTVSVMSEGKVVEEGPVAEVFTNPRSAYTRELIDAIPGRRVAAP is encoded by the coding sequence ATGAGCCTCGTCCAGATCCAGGGCCTCGACGTCGGGTACGTGCGGCATCGCCGGGTCCAACCGGCCGTCCAGGGTCTCGACCTGACCGTCGGCGAGGCGGAAGTGGTCGCCATCGTCGGCGAGTCCGGTTCCGGCAAGACCACCACGGCCAACGCGATCATCGGCCTGCTCCCGGCGAACGGCCGGATCACCGCGGGCTCGGCGATCGTGGACGGGGTCGAGACGGCCGGCGCCCGCGAACGCACGCTGCGGCGGCTGCGCGGCTCGGTGGTCGGCCTGATCCCGCAGGACCCGATGGTCGGGCTCAACCCGACGAAACGGATCGGCGCGCAGGTCGCCGAGGCCGTCTCCCTCCGCGGCGGCACCGAATCGGCGATCGACTTCCTGTCGCAGGCCGGTGTTCCCGACCCCTCGCTCCGGGCGCATCAGTATCCGCACGAGCTCTCCGGCGGGCTCCGGCAGCGGGCGCTCATCGCGATCGCCCTGGCCGGACGGCCGAAACTGATCATCGCGGACGAGCCGACGAGCGCGCTGGACGTGACGGTGCAGAAGCGGATCCTCGACCACCTCAGCTCGCTCGTCCGGGAGCAGGGCATCTCGCTGCTGATCATCACGCACGACCTGGCGGTGGCGGCCGACCGCGCCGACCGGGTGGTCGTGATGCAGGGCGGCCGCAAGGTCGAGGAGGGCACCCCGTCGGAGATCCTGGAGGATCCGCGGGATCCGTACACCCGCCGGCTGATCGGCGCGGCGCCCCGGCTCGCTCACGCCGGGCGGGTGGTTCCGCGATTCGACGTACGGGATCAGCCCGTCCCCGATCCGGTCCTCGTCCTCACCGACGTCAGCAAGACGTTCCCGGTCGGCGATCTCCGGCGCGGCCGGCGGGGCTTCAACGCCCTCGACGGGGTCAGCGTCACCGTGCCCCGCGGCCGCACCCACGCCCTGGTCGGCGAGTCCGGCTGCGGCAAGACCACCACCCTGCGGATCGCCCTCGGCCTGGAGAACGCGACGAGCGGCTCGGTCGTCCTGAACGGCACCGAGATCAGCGGCCTGTCCTGGAACCGGATGCGCCCGCTGCGCCGCACCGCCCAGCTCGTGCACCAGGACCCGTTCGCCACCCTCGACCCGAAGTTCACCGTCGGCCAGTCGATCACCGAGCCGCTGGTCTCCTTCAAGGTCGGCGACCGCCGGTCCCGGCGGGCCCGGGCCGTGGAGCTGCTCGACCAGGTGGCGCTGCCCTCGTCGTACCTGGACCGGCTGCCCAGCGAACTCTCCGGCGGCCAGCGGCAGCGCGTCGCGATCGCCCGCGCGCTGGCCCTCTCCCCCTCGCTGCTGATGCTCGACGAGCCGGTGTCCGCGCTCGACGTGCTCGTCCAGGAACAGATCCTGCGGCTGCTCGCCGACCTGCAGAGGGACCTCGGGCTGTCCTACCTGTTCGTCTCGCACGACCTCGCCGTGGTCGCCGAGGTCGCGCACACCGTCTCGGTGATGAGCGAGGGGAAGGTGGTCGAGGAGGGGCCGGTCGCCGAGGTGTTCACGAATCCGCGCAGCGCGTACACCCGTGAGCTCATCGACGCCATCCCGGGCCGCCGTGTCGCGGCTCCCTGA
- a CDS encoding patatin family protein, with amino-acid sequence MTDGHEVLRVIAERVKNGNRADGNRLALAIEGGGMRGTVSAGMALALHEAGVTGAFDAVYGASAGAITGAWLLSGTPEKLSGWAEPSYARAMIRLSNVWRGKPMVDVHHLVEHIYAEVENMDFAAILGNAIEYHPLATDCATGESTDLRPLLTGPAELRLALRASAALPLLAGPPVRLGGRRFYDAGLAESVPYRTALAQGATHVLVLRSRPPITAAAGPAAEPSWGARMIARTALRGHTPELHRSYLARALRLHEDEATLAEYDRSGAAVLSIRPPASAPVVGRLTKDGAVLLAALEAGRSAARTVFA; translated from the coding sequence ATGACCGACGGGCACGAGGTTCTGCGAGTGATCGCGGAGCGGGTGAAGAACGGCAACCGCGCTGACGGGAACCGGCTGGCGCTGGCGATCGAGGGCGGCGGCATGCGCGGCACCGTCTCGGCCGGCATGGCCCTGGCGCTGCACGAGGCAGGGGTCACCGGCGCGTTCGACGCCGTCTACGGCGCGTCGGCCGGGGCGATCACCGGCGCCTGGCTGCTCAGCGGCACCCCGGAGAAGCTGTCCGGCTGGGCCGAGCCGTCCTACGCCCGCGCGATGATCCGGTTGTCGAACGTGTGGCGCGGCAAACCGATGGTCGACGTCCATCACCTGGTGGAGCACATCTACGCCGAGGTGGAGAACATGGACTTCGCCGCCATCCTCGGCAACGCGATCGAGTACCACCCGCTCGCCACCGACTGCGCCACCGGCGAGTCGACGGATCTGCGCCCGCTGCTGACCGGCCCGGCCGAGCTGCGACTGGCGCTGCGGGCCAGCGCGGCGCTGCCGCTCCTGGCCGGCCCGCCGGTGCGGCTGGGCGGCCGGCGGTTCTACGACGCGGGCCTGGCGGAGTCGGTCCCGTACCGGACGGCGCTGGCCCAGGGTGCCACGCACGTGCTGGTGCTGCGCTCCCGGCCGCCGATCACCGCGGCGGCCGGCCCGGCGGCGGAACCCTCGTGGGGCGCCCGCATGATCGCCCGGACCGCGCTGCGCGGCCACACCCCGGAACTGCACCGCAGCTACCTCGCGCGGGCGCTGCGGCTGCACGAGGACGAGGCGACCCTGGCCGAGTACGACCGGTCCGGCGCGGCGGTGCTGTCGATCCGGCCGCCGGCGAGCGCCCCGGTGGTCGGCCGGCTGACGAAGGACGGCGCGGTGCTGCTGGCCGCCCTCGAAGCGGGCCGTTCCGCCGCTCGCACGGTCTTCGCGTGA
- a CDS encoding transmembrane transport protein, with protein sequence MTDTPGFTPETVLRGMSLRRRVGLVLVALAGGCGAALLTLLALTEPEPLPLRTKAAFGALAVMSSCWSAYAAWCLRRMPLFAADRVIAGWLALIFTTVTAIAVLAVAVTRPGPVPLTALATALLSVAVAGWLLHRATARRKALLRFRGEWPMNR encoded by the coding sequence GTGACCGACACCCCCGGGTTCACGCCGGAGACCGTTCTGCGCGGCATGTCGCTGCGCCGCCGGGTCGGCCTCGTGCTGGTCGCCCTGGCCGGCGGCTGCGGCGCGGCCCTGCTGACGCTGCTCGCGCTGACCGAACCGGAACCGCTCCCGCTGCGGACGAAGGCGGCGTTCGGCGCGCTGGCGGTGATGAGTTCGTGCTGGTCCGCGTACGCAGCCTGGTGCCTGAGACGCATGCCGCTCTTCGCGGCAGACCGGGTGATCGCCGGCTGGCTGGCGTTGATCTTCACCACCGTGACCGCGATCGCCGTCCTGGCCGTCGCCGTGACCAGGCCGGGTCCGGTGCCGCTGACCGCCCTGGCGACGGCGCTGCTGAGCGTCGCCGTGGCCGGGTGGCTGCTGCACCGGGCGACGGCACGACGGAAAGCCCTGCTCAGATTCCGCGGCGAGTGGCCGATGAACCGGTGA
- a CDS encoding zinc-dependent alcohol dehydrogenase, which yields MRALTWQGTGKVSVETVPDPKIQEPTDAIIRITSTAICGSDLHLYDVLGMYLDKGDVLGHEPMGIVEEVGPEVTHIKPGDRVVIPFNISCGHCWMCTRGFYAQCETTQVIGQGKGAALFGYTKLYGQVPGGQAEFLRVPQAQFGPIKVPDHHPDERWLFLSDVLTTSWQAAKYADVEPGDTVFVTGLGPIGQMSARIARHLGAERVIASDSVPERLEMARRNGIEVLDDSDVDVPAAVYELTKGRGADRVIETVGMEAHGSPIQSAAVKAAGMLPDPLARKAVETAGIDRMAALTTAFAAVRRAGTVSIIGVYGGNADPMPMMDLFDKGVTMRMGQAHVKRWVDDILPLLSGDDDPLGVNDLVTHRLPLAEAPHAYDIFKKKEDGCIKVVLKP from the coding sequence ATGCGAGCTTTGACGTGGCAGGGGACGGGCAAGGTCTCCGTCGAGACCGTGCCGGACCCGAAGATCCAGGAACCCACCGACGCGATCATCAGGATCACCTCCACCGCGATCTGCGGTTCGGACCTGCACCTCTACGACGTGCTGGGGATGTACCTCGACAAGGGCGACGTCCTCGGGCACGAGCCGATGGGCATCGTCGAGGAGGTCGGCCCGGAGGTCACCCACATCAAGCCCGGCGACCGGGTGGTGATCCCGTTCAACATCTCCTGCGGGCACTGCTGGATGTGCACCCGCGGGTTCTACGCCCAATGCGAGACCACGCAGGTCATCGGGCAGGGCAAGGGCGCCGCGCTGTTCGGTTACACCAAGTTGTACGGGCAGGTCCCGGGCGGTCAGGCCGAGTTCCTCCGGGTGCCGCAGGCCCAGTTCGGCCCGATCAAGGTGCCCGATCACCATCCGGACGAGCGCTGGCTGTTCCTGTCCGACGTGCTGACCACCTCGTGGCAGGCGGCGAAGTACGCCGACGTCGAACCCGGCGACACCGTCTTCGTGACCGGTCTCGGGCCGATCGGGCAGATGAGCGCCCGCATCGCCCGCCACCTCGGCGCCGAGCGGGTGATCGCCTCGGACAGCGTGCCGGAACGCCTCGAGATGGCCCGCCGCAACGGCATCGAGGTGCTCGACGACAGCGACGTCGACGTGCCCGCCGCCGTCTACGAGCTGACCAAGGGCCGGGGCGCCGACCGGGTGATCGAGACCGTCGGCATGGAGGCGCACGGCTCCCCGATCCAGTCCGCTGCCGTGAAGGCGGCCGGGATGCTCCCCGACCCGCTGGCCCGCAAGGCCGTGGAGACCGCCGGCATCGACCGGATGGCCGCGCTGACGACCGCCTTCGCCGCGGTACGCCGGGCCGGCACCGTGTCGATCATCGGCGTCTACGGCGGCAACGCCGACCCGATGCCGATGATGGACCTGTTCGACAAGGGCGTGACGATGCGGATGGGGCAGGCCCACGTGAAGCGCTGGGTCGACGACATCCTGCCGCTGCTCAGCGGCGACGACGACCCGCTCGGCGTGAACGACCTCGTCACGCACCGGCTGCCGCTCGCCGAGGCGCCGCACGCCTATGACATCTTCAAGAAGAAGGAGGACGGCTGCATCAAGGTCGTGCTCAAACCCTGA
- a CDS encoding TetR/AcrR family transcriptional regulator, whose translation MTENRLDRRRARTRAALLGAARDLLVFRVPAEVSIQEITDAADVGFGSFYNHFESKQTLFEQAIAEVAAEHLALLSSAVAGLTDPAEVLSVAVRLTARFPATHPSIAAVMDRAGFAYLQPLSSAALAFLRHAHDVGRLCFDDTEVAFACVGGAVLGTVRLGRSDQAADQTALGVLRLFGLAEGDARRIVGRPLPG comes from the coding sequence GTGACCGAGAATCGCCTCGACCGGCGCCGTGCCCGTACGCGCGCGGCCCTGCTCGGAGCAGCCCGTGACCTGCTGGTGTTCCGGGTGCCGGCCGAGGTGTCCATCCAGGAGATCACCGACGCGGCCGATGTCGGGTTCGGGAGCTTCTACAACCACTTCGAGTCGAAGCAGACGCTGTTCGAGCAGGCGATCGCCGAGGTCGCGGCCGAGCATCTGGCACTGCTCTCCTCGGCGGTCGCCGGGCTGACCGACCCCGCCGAGGTGCTGTCGGTCGCGGTGCGGCTCACCGCGCGGTTCCCCGCCACGCATCCCTCGATCGCTGCCGTGATGGATCGGGCCGGGTTCGCCTACCTGCAACCCCTGTCGTCGGCGGCGCTGGCCTTCCTGCGGCACGCCCACGATGTCGGCCGGCTGTGCTTCGACGACACCGAGGTGGCGTTCGCCTGCGTCGGGGGAGCGGTGCTGGGGACGGTTCGGTTGGGGCGGTCCGATCAGGCCGCCGATCAGACCGCCCTGGGGGTGCTGCGGCTCTTCGGGCTCGCGGAGGGCGACGCGCGGCGGATCGTCGGCCGTCCGCTGCCCGGCTGA
- a CDS encoding ABC transporter permease, with protein sequence MTATVAVTDIAVPKARTEFRSALDQLIRKPAFLVAILYVAFVAVSAFLPDVFTTWGPYDTYPESAALPPGAEHLFGTDVYGRDLWSRVLHGSALTIKATLLALTIAAVVGLTVGVISGFFGGAVDAVLMRVVDVLLAIPGLLLALSIVTALGYGTLPVAVAVGIGIVPGFARTTRAEVLRVKTLPYVEAARAGGAGWTRVLLRHILPNSWGPVAVLTVLDAGVAILAIASLSFLGFGAAPPAAEWGTLIADGRNYLVTAWWLSLLPGLFVALLVLSLNHISKTLQELTR encoded by the coding sequence ATGACCGCGACCGTCGCTGTCACCGACATCGCCGTCCCGAAAGCACGCACCGAGTTCCGCTCGGCGCTTGATCAACTCATACGCAAGCCGGCCTTCCTGGTCGCCATCCTTTATGTCGCTTTTGTCGCCGTCTCCGCGTTCCTCCCGGACGTCTTCACCACATGGGGCCCCTACGACACCTATCCCGAGTCGGCGGCCCTCCCGCCCGGCGCCGAGCACCTGTTCGGCACCGACGTCTACGGCCGGGACCTGTGGAGCCGGGTGCTGCACGGCTCCGCGCTGACGATCAAGGCGACCCTGCTGGCACTCACCATCGCGGCCGTCGTCGGCCTCACCGTCGGCGTGATCTCCGGGTTCTTCGGCGGCGCCGTCGACGCGGTCCTGATGCGCGTCGTCGACGTTCTGCTGGCGATCCCCGGCCTGCTCCTCGCGCTGTCGATCGTGACGGCGCTCGGTTACGGCACCCTTCCCGTCGCGGTGGCGGTCGGCATCGGCATCGTGCCCGGGTTCGCCCGCACCACCCGGGCCGAAGTTCTGAGGGTCAAGACTCTGCCGTACGTCGAAGCCGCCCGTGCCGGAGGCGCAGGCTGGACTCGCGTGCTCCTGCGTCACATCCTGCCGAACTCGTGGGGTCCGGTCGCGGTGCTCACGGTCCTGGACGCGGGTGTCGCGATCCTGGCCATCGCCTCGCTCAGCTTTCTCGGGTTCGGGGCCGCGCCGCCCGCCGCCGAATGGGGCACCCTGATCGCCGACGGCCGGAACTACCTGGTCACCGCGTGGTGGCTGAGCCTGCTGCCGGGTCTGTTCGTGGCGCTGCTGGTGCTCAGCCTCAACCACATCTCCAAGACGCTGCAGGAGCTGACCCGATGA
- a CDS encoding RNA polymerase sigma factor produces MNADRVQRDAQLVVRAQLGDRRALSELVGHWHLPLWRYVRRMTADADDITQQAWATALGSLPHLREPDRFAPWLFTIARRRLMDQLRQAYGVPEHPDPAVPEGRDPLDGVLDRAQIAEGLDGLAPPEREVIELFHLQELSLQECSQVLAVPPGTVKSRLHRARRQLRDVLIAKGYAS; encoded by the coding sequence GTGAACGCCGATCGCGTCCAGCGGGACGCCCAGCTCGTCGTCCGGGCCCAGCTCGGCGATCGCCGTGCGCTGTCCGAACTGGTCGGGCACTGGCATCTGCCGCTCTGGCGGTACGTGCGCCGGATGACCGCGGACGCCGACGACATCACCCAGCAGGCCTGGGCCACCGCGCTGGGGTCCCTCCCCCACCTGCGCGAGCCGGATCGGTTCGCGCCGTGGCTCTTCACCATCGCCAGGCGGCGGCTGATGGATCAACTACGGCAGGCGTACGGGGTACCGGAGCACCCTGATCCCGCCGTGCCGGAGGGCCGCGACCCGCTCGACGGGGTCCTGGACCGGGCACAGATCGCCGAGGGCCTGGACGGCCTCGCCCCGCCCGAGCGCGAAGTCATCGAACTGTTCCACCTGCAGGAACTGAGCCTGCAGGAGTGTTCGCAGGTCCTGGCCGTGCCGCCGGGGACGGTCAAGTCCCGCCTGCACCGCGCCCGCCGGCAACTGCGGGACGTCCTCATCGCGAAGGGGTACGCATCGTGA
- a CDS encoding ABC transporter ATP-binding protein, with amino-acid sequence MSRLPDTGRASALLAQVAGARANPGAAAVATVTGLINGATMVAGAAAIGWSTDHLVVPALAGDPVPAGVWWGSAGLVLGISAARWSTIFLRGLATGRVQYRAQAETRRAVVRRYLALDPAWHRRHSPGRLLAHAISDVDALWSPTQFAYFAFGMVFMLFLALTELFLRAPVLGFTGLALVSLVLVLNVSYQRLLAPRARDAQAARGVVGGVALESIEGGPVVRSLGLADREDARFAPGVERLRAADMRMAAVSSIFDPLLELLPTAAVLVVLAVAAPRVQQGTLSVGDLVGVVYLLITVAIPLNVISRFLSMLPMSGAGRTRVQAVLGSPDLTGYGTRHLPLDSPEPITEPAARPRACGGRAGPDARRGGLRVVVRGAEVTRDRRVLLSGVDLDLEPGTVTVVVGAVGSGKTTLLDLAGGQSHPTAGTVLFDGVDGRHLAPGVVADAVAVVSQSPFLFAESLRDNLALGRPYDDAALWRALEAASADDVVRGLPDGLDTVVGERGATLSGGQRQRICLARALVRQPRLLVLDDATSALDSRVEQQVLGSLDTLVHGGTPAPTVLISTNRPGAVAIADRVVLVRAGRIVATGTPASLLAVDEYRRIVTAYQDPAGRDEEAAGDARTSVS; translated from the coding sequence GTGTCGCGGCTCCCTGACACCGGCCGGGCCTCGGCGCTGCTGGCTCAGGTCGCCGGTGCCCGGGCCAACCCGGGGGCGGCGGCCGTCGCCACGGTCACCGGGCTGATCAACGGGGCGACCATGGTGGCCGGGGCGGCGGCGATCGGATGGTCGACCGATCACCTGGTCGTTCCGGCCCTCGCCGGGGACCCGGTGCCGGCGGGGGTGTGGTGGGGCAGCGCGGGGCTCGTACTCGGCATCTCCGCCGCCCGCTGGAGCACCATCTTCCTCCGAGGGCTGGCGACCGGGCGGGTGCAGTACCGCGCGCAGGCCGAGACCCGCCGGGCCGTGGTCCGCCGCTACCTCGCCCTCGACCCGGCCTGGCACCGCCGGCACTCCCCGGGCAGGCTGCTCGCCCACGCCATCTCCGACGTGGACGCGCTCTGGTCGCCGACGCAGTTCGCGTACTTCGCGTTCGGCATGGTGTTCATGCTGTTCCTGGCGCTGACCGAGCTGTTCCTCCGGGCCCCGGTGCTCGGCTTCACCGGCCTCGCGCTGGTGTCGCTCGTGCTCGTCCTCAACGTCTCCTACCAACGGCTGCTCGCACCGCGCGCCCGCGACGCCCAGGCGGCCCGCGGTGTCGTCGGCGGCGTGGCCCTGGAGTCGATCGAGGGCGGGCCGGTGGTCCGCAGCCTCGGGCTGGCCGACCGGGAGGACGCCCGCTTCGCCCCAGGCGTGGAACGCCTGCGCGCCGCCGACATGCGGATGGCCGCGGTCAGCTCGATCTTCGACCCGCTCCTCGAACTGCTGCCCACCGCCGCCGTCCTCGTCGTCCTGGCCGTCGCGGCGCCCCGCGTGCAGCAGGGCACGCTGAGCGTCGGCGATCTCGTGGGCGTCGTCTATCTGCTGATCACCGTGGCGATCCCGCTCAACGTGATCAGCCGCTTCCTGTCGATGCTGCCGATGTCGGGGGCGGGCCGCACCCGCGTCCAGGCCGTCCTCGGCAGTCCCGACCTGACCGGCTACGGCACGCGTCACCTGCCTCTCGACAGTCCGGAACCGATCACCGAGCCCGCCGCACGCCCGCGGGCGTGCGGCGGGCGGGCCGGACCGGACGCCCGCCGGGGCGGGCTGCGGGTCGTGGTCCGGGGAGCGGAGGTCACCCGGGACCGCCGAGTGCTCCTGAGCGGCGTCGACCTCGACCTCGAACCCGGCACCGTCACCGTCGTCGTCGGCGCGGTCGGTTCCGGCAAGACCACGCTGCTCGACCTGGCCGGCGGGCAGAGCCACCCCACCGCCGGCACGGTCCTCTTCGACGGCGTCGACGGACGGCACCTCGCTCCCGGCGTCGTCGCGGACGCGGTGGCGGTGGTGTCACAGAGCCCGTTCCTGTTCGCCGAATCGCTGCGGGACAACCTGGCCCTCGGCCGGCCCTACGACGACGCGGCACTGTGGCGGGCCCTCGAAGCCGCCTCCGCCGACGACGTCGTACGCGGCCTGCCCGACGGTCTCGACACCGTGGTCGGCGAACGCGGCGCGACCTTGTCCGGCGGCCAGCGGCAGCGGATCTGCCTGGCCCGGGCGCTCGTACGGCAACCTCGCCTGCTCGTCCTCGACGACGCCACCTCGGCCCTGGACAGCCGGGTCGAGCAGCAGGTCCTCGGCTCCCTCGACACCCTGGTCCACGGCGGTACGCCCGCCCCGACCGTGCTGATCAGCACGAACCGGCCGGGTGCCGTCGCGATCGCCGACCGGGTCGTGCTGGTACGGGCGGGACGGATCGTGGCGACCGGCACCCCGGCGTCACTCCTCGCCGTGGACGAGTACCGACGCATCGTGACCGCCTATCAGGACCCCGCCGGACGCGACGAGGAGGCGGCAGGCGATGCCCGCACCAGTGTCTCCTGA